From the genome of Gilliamella sp. wkB7, one region includes:
- the rpsA gene encoding 30S ribosomal protein S1, whose product MTESFAQLFEESLNQLDTRSGNMIRGTVVAIDKDVVLVDAGLKSESAIPVEQFKNAQGELEVQVGDVVDVVLDSIEDGFGETILSREKAKRHEAWLTLEKAVEDAATVLGVINGKVKGGFTVDLNGVRAFLPGSLVDVRPLRDTSHIENREIELKVIKLDQKRNNVVVSRRAVIESENSAEREQLLENLQEGSEVKGIIKNLTDYGAFVDLGGVDGLLHITDMAWKRVKHPSEVVEVGQELLVKVLKFDKDRSRVSLGLKQLGEDPWVSIAKRYPEGTKVTGKVTNLTDYGCFVEIETGVEGLVHVSEMDWTNKNIHPSKVVSLGDVVEVVVLEIDEERRRISLGLKQCKPNPWLQFAESHNKGDKVSGKIKSITDFGIFIGLDGGIDGLVHLSDISWNMPGEEAVKSYKKGDDIEAVVLQVDAERERISLGIKQLEDDPFSSFAANYKKGTIVKGTVTAVDAKGATIEIAEGIEGYLKAQDIARERIEDATTALKAGDEVEAKIVNIDRKTRAISLSIRAKDEADEKEALAAVNNTTTQEDASFTNAMAEAFKAASKTE is encoded by the coding sequence ATGACTGAATCTTTTGCTCAACTCTTTGAAGAGTCTTTAAATCAACTAGACACTCGTTCTGGTAATATGATCCGTGGTACTGTCGTTGCAATCGACAAAGATGTTGTTTTAGTTGATGCTGGTTTAAAATCTGAATCAGCAATTCCAGTAGAGCAGTTTAAAAATGCCCAAGGCGAATTAGAAGTTCAAGTTGGCGACGTAGTTGATGTCGTTCTTGACTCAATTGAAGATGGTTTTGGCGAAACAATCTTATCTCGTGAAAAAGCTAAACGTCACGAAGCGTGGCTAACACTAGAAAAAGCAGTTGAAGATGCTGCAACAGTTTTAGGTGTTATCAATGGTAAAGTTAAAGGTGGCTTTACGGTTGATCTTAATGGCGTTCGCGCGTTCCTTCCTGGTTCGCTTGTTGATGTTCGTCCATTACGCGATACTTCTCATATTGAAAACAGAGAAATCGAATTAAAAGTTATCAAATTAGACCAAAAACGTAACAACGTAGTTGTTTCACGTCGTGCTGTTATTGAATCTGAAAACAGTGCAGAAAGAGAACAACTTCTTGAAAATCTACAAGAAGGTTCAGAAGTTAAAGGTATTATTAAAAACCTTACTGACTATGGTGCATTCGTTGATCTTGGCGGTGTTGATGGTTTACTTCATATCACTGATATGGCTTGGAAACGTGTTAAACATCCAAGTGAAGTGGTTGAAGTGGGTCAAGAATTACTTGTTAAAGTACTTAAATTTGACAAAGACCGTTCACGCGTATCTCTAGGCTTAAAACAATTAGGCGAAGATCCATGGGTATCAATTGCTAAACGTTACCCAGAAGGTACTAAAGTAACTGGTAAAGTAACTAACTTAACTGATTACGGTTGTTTTGTTGAAATTGAAACAGGTGTTGAAGGTTTAGTTCATGTTTCTGAAATGGATTGGACAAATAAAAATATTCACCCATCTAAAGTTGTTAGCTTAGGTGACGTGGTTGAAGTTGTTGTTCTTGAAATTGATGAAGAACGTCGTCGTATCTCTCTAGGTCTTAAACAATGTAAACCAAATCCATGGTTACAATTTGCTGAATCACACAATAAAGGTGATAAAGTTAGCGGTAAGATCAAGTCAATCACTGATTTTGGTATCTTCATTGGTTTAGATGGTGGTATCGATGGTTTAGTTCATCTTTCAGATATTTCATGGAATATGCCTGGTGAAGAAGCAGTTAAATCTTACAAGAAAGGTGATGATATCGAAGCTGTTGTGTTACAAGTTGATGCAGAACGTGAACGTATCTCTTTAGGTATTAAACAACTTGAAGACGATCCATTCAGTAGCTTTGCAGCTAACTACAAAAAAGGCACAATCGTTAAAGGTACTGTTACTGCAGTTGATGCTAAAGGTGCAACTATCGAAATCGCAGAAGGTATTGAAGGTTACTTAAAAGCCCAAGATATCGCTCGTGAACGTATCGAAGATGCAACTACTGCATTAAAAGCTGGTGATGAAGTTGAAGCTAAGATTGTTAATATCGATCGTAAAACTCGTGCTATTTCGTTATCAATTCGTGCTAAAGATGAAGCTGACGAAAAAGAAGCACTTGCAGCGGTAAATAACACAACTACTCAAGAAGATGCATCATTTACTAACGCAATGGCGGAAGCATTTAAAGCAGCATCAAAAACTGAGTAA
- the cmk gene encoding (d)CMP kinase has translation MNQSVPVIAVDGPSGVGKGTLCQALANHFKWHLLDSGAIYRVLALSALKQNIALDDEQKLAQLALNLPLTFDTTSGEVKVLLNNIDVSKDIRTELTGGAASKVAAINSVRTALLQRQRDFRQAPGLIADGRDMGSVVFKDAPVKIFLDASAESRAERRMKQLQDKQNHVKFAEILQEITARDERDRNRTVAPLKPADDALIIDTTSLSIQDVFNQSIKYINKELAL, from the coding sequence ATGAATCAATCAGTTCCTGTTATTGCAGTTGATGGGCCAAGTGGTGTTGGTAAGGGCACATTATGTCAAGCATTGGCAAATCATTTTAAATGGCACCTTTTGGATTCTGGAGCAATTTATCGTGTACTTGCGCTTTCGGCGCTCAAGCAAAATATTGCTCTTGATGACGAACAAAAGCTTGCCCAATTAGCGCTTAATTTACCATTGACATTTGATACGACTAGCGGTGAAGTAAAAGTTTTGTTAAATAATATTGATGTGTCAAAAGATATTCGCACAGAACTTACAGGGGGAGCTGCCTCAAAAGTTGCTGCAATAAATAGTGTTCGAACTGCTTTATTACAACGCCAACGAGACTTTAGACAAGCACCGGGACTGATTGCTGATGGTCGAGATATGGGTAGTGTAGTGTTTAAAGATGCGCCAGTTAAGATATTTCTTGATGCGAGTGCAGAGTCCCGCGCTGAAAGAAGAATGAAACAGTTGCAAGATAAGCAAAATCATGTTAAATTCGCCGAAATTTTGCAGGAGATAACTGCGCGTGATGAGCGCGATCGAAATCGAACTGTTGCGCCACTTAAACCTGCGGATGATGCTTTAATAATTGATACCACATCCCTATCTATTCAAGATGTTTTCAATCAATCTATTAAGTATATAAATAAAGAACTTGCGTTGTGA
- the aroA gene encoding 3-phosphoshikimate 1-carboxyvinyltransferase yields the protein MLSLTLQPIKKFNGTINLPGSKSVSNRALLLSALSKGNTRLTNLLDSDDVRYMLDALAALGVKYQLSHDRTICDVEGVGGMLHSTHALELFLGNAGTAMRPLAAALSLGNNNIVLTGEPRMKERPIGHLVDSLRQGGAKIDYLENEGYPPLHIQGGFIGGNIQVDGSVSSQFLTALLMASPLAPNDTEITIVGDLVSKPYIDITIKMMAIFGVTVTNHYYQKFTIKANQSYQSPVNYLVEGDASSASYFLAAAAIKGGTVRVTGIGEKSLQGDTQFAHVLEKMGAKITWADDYIECTCCELNGIDMDMNHIPDAAMTIATTALFAKGPTTIRNIYNWRVKETDRLYAMATELRKVGATVEEGKDYITIEPPAKLTHAEIKTYNDHRIAMCFSLVALSDTPVTILDPKCTMKTFPDYFEQFKRLSEE from the coding sequence ATGTTATCCCTAACATTACAACCAATAAAAAAATTTAACGGCACCATTAATTTACCCGGTTCTAAAAGTGTATCTAACCGTGCATTATTATTATCCGCTCTAAGTAAGGGGAATACACGTTTAACCAACTTACTTGATAGTGATGATGTTCGCTACATGCTTGATGCTTTGGCGGCTTTGGGGGTGAAATATCAGTTATCGCATGATCGAACCATTTGTGATGTTGAAGGTGTAGGCGGTATGTTACATTCGACGCATGCCTTAGAACTTTTTCTGGGTAATGCAGGTACAGCAATGCGACCACTCGCTGCGGCTTTATCTTTAGGCAATAATAATATTGTGCTAACGGGTGAGCCTCGCATGAAAGAGCGACCAATTGGGCATTTAGTTGATTCGCTCCGTCAAGGTGGTGCTAAAATTGATTATCTTGAAAATGAAGGTTACCCGCCACTTCATATTCAAGGCGGTTTTATTGGTGGTAATATTCAGGTTGATGGTTCGGTTTCTAGCCAATTTTTAACCGCTTTATTAATGGCTTCACCATTGGCGCCAAATGATACTGAAATCACGATAGTCGGAGATTTAGTTTCTAAGCCTTATATTGATATTACGATTAAGATGATGGCAATTTTTGGTGTCACAGTGACCAATCATTATTATCAAAAATTTACAATTAAAGCTAACCAAAGTTATCAATCTCCAGTTAATTATTTAGTTGAAGGCGATGCTTCGTCCGCTTCTTATTTTTTAGCCGCTGCTGCAATTAAAGGCGGAACGGTGCGTGTTACAGGTATTGGTGAAAAAAGTTTACAAGGCGATACTCAATTTGCCCATGTACTTGAAAAAATGGGCGCTAAAATCACTTGGGCAGATGACTATATTGAATGCACTTGCTGTGAGTTAAATGGCATTGATATGGATATGAATCATATTCCTGATGCAGCGATGACTATTGCAACAACAGCACTTTTTGCAAAAGGACCAACAACAATTCGTAATATTTATAATTGGCGAGTTAAAGAAACTGATCGTTTATATGCGATGGCAACTGAATTAAGAAAAGTTGGTGCTACGGTTGAAGAGGGTAAAGACTATATTACTATCGAACCACCCGCTAAATTAACTCATGCTGAGATAAAAACTTATAACGATCACCGCATTGCAATGTGTTTTTCATTAGTTGCATTATCTGATACGCCTGTAACCATATTAGATCCTAAATGTACAATGAAAACTTTTCCTGATTATTTTGAACAATTTAAACGATTAAGTGAAGAATAA
- a CDS encoding helix-turn-helix domain-containing protein, translating into MITGTIDYCAIGQRLRAYRIAASLKAEDVAKNLKISRAAVYRLEKGEIVKIETLERLASLLNTSFASLLGIDTEYYSSGEGFFERMRQLEEQSTHIYSHFDPFSFLLTSPNYLNHLAMMLAESSESIDPQKYAMILSILRHRKTQFYQSIPKVINLISLRNVERFLHIGLVGNLTISPGKKSERMLLARKEVYHLIELIEQQSYAPTIAITQEAIPSIAFQIFYQNGEPISLAMSPFRLGELPNVTTGIASITSSHDAIKHHRSLFDKLWQNSAKDEHAIDLLKTTLDKF; encoded by the coding sequence ATGATTACTGGAACGATTGATTATTGTGCTATAGGTCAGCGATTGCGCGCATATCGAATTGCGGCTTCGCTAAAAGCGGAAGATGTTGCAAAAAATCTTAAAATTTCTCGAGCAGCTGTCTATCGGTTAGAGAAAGGTGAAATTGTTAAAATAGAAACTTTAGAGCGGTTGGCCTCTTTACTCAATACTTCTTTTGCGAGTTTGCTTGGAATCGATACTGAATATTATTCAAGTGGTGAAGGATTTTTTGAAAGAATGCGACAACTTGAAGAGCAATCAACTCATATTTATTCTCATTTCGATCCTTTCTCATTTTTATTAACTTCACCAAACTATCTTAACCATTTAGCTATGATGCTAGCAGAGTCTAGCGAGTCAATCGATCCGCAAAAATATGCAATGATTTTGTCAATTTTAAGACACCGTAAAACACAGTTTTACCAATCAATTCCTAAGGTTATTAATTTAATTAGCTTACGTAATGTTGAACGTTTTTTACATATCGGCTTAGTAGGCAACTTAACTATTTCGCCAGGTAAAAAGTCTGAAAGAATGCTGCTTGCTCGTAAAGAAGTTTATCATTTGATTGAACTTATTGAGCAACAATCTTATGCGCCAACCATTGCTATCACACAAGAAGCTATTCCATCAATTGCCTTTCAAATTTTTTATCAAAATGGTGAGCCAATTTCACTTGCAATGAGTCCTTTTCGTTTGGGTGAATTGCCAAATGTAACGACGGGTATTGCTTCAATTACTTCTTCGCATGATGCCATTAAACATCATCGTTCGTTATTTGATAAATTATGGCAAAATAGTGCCAAAGATGAGCATGCAATTGATTTGCTAAAAACAACATTAGATAAATTCTAA